A region from the Variovorax sp. RKNM96 genome encodes:
- a CDS encoding helix-turn-helix domain-containing protein, which translates to MSRPATETIAVIAFDGISPFHLSVPCMVFGEDRTETGAPRFRMRVCAPEPGPLQTNAGFELVVPHGLEAIRRAQIVVVPSWRDDGRPAPPALIRALQAAHRRGATVVGLCLGAFVLAEAGLLDGRPATTHWNLAAVFAKQYPKVMLQPEVLYVDDGDVLTSAGTAAGIDCCLHLLRVRYGAETANRAARRMVVAPHRQGGQAQYIQQPVPATAERDRLAPLLEWLGKHLDVPHELDNLARRALMSRRTFTRRFRESTGTTVGQWIQNQRLALAQRLLETTDHPVERVATGAGFGSAVSLRKHFTSAFKVSPTVYRRQFSRTAEAA; encoded by the coding sequence TCAGCCCCTTTCATCTGTCCGTGCCCTGCATGGTGTTCGGCGAGGACCGCACCGAGACGGGTGCGCCGCGCTTTCGCATGCGCGTGTGCGCGCCGGAGCCGGGGCCGCTGCAGACCAATGCGGGCTTCGAGCTCGTGGTGCCGCATGGGCTGGAGGCGATCCGCCGGGCGCAGATCGTGGTGGTGCCCTCGTGGCGCGACGACGGCCGGCCCGCGCCGCCTGCGTTGATCCGCGCGCTGCAGGCCGCGCACCGGCGCGGCGCCACGGTGGTGGGCCTCTGCCTCGGCGCCTTCGTGCTGGCTGAGGCGGGCCTGCTCGATGGACGGCCGGCGACCACGCACTGGAACCTTGCCGCCGTGTTCGCGAAGCAGTACCCCAAGGTGATGCTGCAGCCCGAGGTGCTGTACGTGGACGACGGCGATGTGCTCACTTCCGCGGGCACTGCGGCGGGCATCGACTGCTGTCTGCACCTGCTGCGCGTGCGCTACGGCGCCGAGACCGCGAACCGCGCCGCGCGGCGCATGGTGGTGGCGCCGCATCGGCAAGGCGGGCAGGCGCAGTACATCCAGCAGCCCGTGCCCGCGACGGCCGAGCGCGATCGTCTCGCGCCGCTGCTTGAATGGCTGGGCAAGCACCTCGATGTGCCGCACGAGCTCGACAACCTCGCGCGCCGCGCGTTGATGAGTCGCCGCACCTTCACGCGGCGCTTTCGCGAATCGACGGGCACGACGGTGGGGCAGTGGATCCAGAACCAACGCCTCGCGTTGGCTCAACGGTTGCTCGAGACCACGGACCACCCGGTCGAGCGTGTGGCCACCGGCGCGGGCTTCGGCTCCGCGGTGTCGCTGCGCAAGCATTTCACCTCGGCGTTCAAGGTGTCGCCGACGGTTTATCGGCGGCAGTTCTCGCGCACCGCAGAAGCGGCTTGA
- a CDS encoding ATP-binding protein: MNAAPPRPGPAPTGDDAAQPRNASALVVRGNLQGDLFRLGVVPCAAVALALTGWFTHNRLQTLEAQFDAEGQAVARQVAAMSDLSLYAGDVPALQNVANAALRGGQVMRVEISNSAGVYVTAGPKTESLAQLRMFTSPVTLREASRASAFAPAGSTAAGDTPIGLVQTFRDTTAYARERSRSLMAGIGIALVALLAAWASVRHMARTVARPLRRVSRTVAALEAGHFDMRCEVVEGGTRGTHELAVLAHDIDRLAERLQHNRQVSEERVREATAVALQRMAEAEQAALSRARFLAAASHDLRQPLHAMGLFIDGLLPSATPAQRPAVLRLQESTEFMGVLLDDLLEISRLDAQVLTPSITRISLAALFDQLDAQHAATAIEARVRLRWSDRGLAVRTDAAMLQRIVNNLVANALRHAPEGGTVLVAARHSASGVRIEVRDNGVGIAPIHQGRIFEEFYQVANTERDRRRGFGLGLAICARIATLLGTRITVRSALQAGSTFAFTLPAARAADVVLPEPAPVAPAPLAGLRCLVVDDDPAILDGSRALLEQWGCDVECVTTGAEAIARLGTGDIHFDAVLCDLQLAGDGDGVDVIEAAKRLQPDALAVLVSGATGPEVLQRLRHGGVMLLTKPVPPAKLRALLTTRRHAHVA, encoded by the coding sequence ATGAACGCCGCGCCACCCCGCCCAGGTCCGGCGCCCACCGGCGACGACGCGGCGCAGCCGCGCAATGCGTCCGCACTGGTGGTGCGCGGCAACCTGCAGGGCGACCTGTTCCGCCTGGGCGTGGTGCCGTGCGCGGCGGTGGCGCTCGCGCTCACCGGCTGGTTCACCCACAACCGGTTGCAGACACTTGAAGCCCAGTTCGATGCCGAAGGCCAGGCCGTGGCGCGCCAGGTGGCGGCCATGTCCGACCTGAGCCTGTACGCAGGCGATGTGCCGGCGCTGCAGAACGTAGCCAACGCGGCGCTGCGCGGCGGGCAGGTGATGCGGGTGGAGATCAGCAACAGCGCGGGCGTATACGTGACGGCCGGGCCCAAGACCGAATCGCTCGCGCAGCTGCGCATGTTCACCTCGCCGGTCACGCTGCGCGAAGCCTCGCGCGCCAGCGCCTTCGCGCCCGCGGGCTCCACCGCGGCGGGCGACACGCCCATCGGCCTGGTACAGACCTTCCGCGACACCACGGCCTATGCGCGCGAGCGCAGCCGTTCCCTCATGGCGGGCATCGGCATCGCGCTGGTCGCGCTGCTGGCGGCATGGGCGTCGGTGCGCCACATGGCGCGCACGGTGGCGCGGCCGCTGCGACGGGTGTCGCGCACCGTCGCCGCGCTGGAAGCGGGCCACTTCGACATGCGCTGCGAAGTGGTCGAGGGCGGCACCCGCGGCACGCACGAGCTGGCCGTGCTCGCACACGACATCGACCGGCTCGCCGAGCGCTTGCAGCACAACCGCCAGGTCAGCGAGGAGCGGGTGCGCGAGGCCACGGCCGTCGCGCTGCAACGCATGGCCGAGGCCGAGCAGGCGGCGCTCTCTCGCGCACGCTTCCTCGCGGCCGCGAGCCACGACCTGCGCCAGCCGCTGCATGCGATGGGCCTCTTCATCGACGGCCTGCTGCCGAGCGCCACGCCGGCGCAGCGCCCGGCCGTGCTGCGTCTGCAGGAGAGCACCGAGTTCATGGGCGTGCTGCTGGACGACCTGCTGGAGATCTCGCGGCTCGATGCGCAGGTGCTCACGCCGTCCATCACCCGCATCTCGCTGGCCGCCCTCTTCGACCAGCTCGATGCGCAGCATGCCGCCACCGCCATCGAGGCGCGCGTGCGGCTGCGCTGGAGCGACCGGGGCCTCGCGGTGCGCACCGATGCGGCGATGCTGCAGCGCATCGTCAACAACCTGGTGGCCAATGCGCTGCGCCATGCGCCCGAAGGCGGCACCGTGCTGGTGGCCGCGCGGCACAGCGCGTCGGGTGTGCGCATCGAGGTGCGCGACAACGGCGTGGGCATCGCGCCGATCCACCAGGGCCGGATCTTCGAGGAGTTCTACCAGGTGGCGAACACCGAGCGCGACCGGCGCCGCGGCTTCGGCCTCGGCCTCGCGATCTGCGCGCGCATTGCCACGCTGCTGGGCACCCGCATCACCGTGCGTTCGGCGCTGCAGGCCGGCAGCACCTTCGCCTTCACGCTGCCCGCCGCGCGCGCCGCCGATGTCGTGCTGCCCGAGCCCGCGCCCGTAGCGCCCGCGCCGCTTGCGGGCCTGCGCTGCCTTGTGGTGGACGACGACCCCGCCATCCTCGACGGCAGCCGCGCGCTGCTGGAACAGTGGGGCTGCGATGTCGAATGCGTGACCACCGGCGCCGAGGCCATCGCGCGGCTGGGCACCGGCGACATCCATTTCGATGCGGTGCTGTGCGACCTGCAGCTGGCCGGCGACGGCGATGGCGTGGATGTGATCGAGGCCGCCAAGCGCCTGCAGCCCGATGCGCTCGCGGTGCTGGTGTCGGGCGCGACCGGGCCCGAGGTGCTGCAGCGGCTGCGGCATGGCGGGGTGATGCTGCTGACCAAGCCGGTGCCGCCGGCGAAATTGCGCGCGCTGCTCACCACGCGCCGGCATGCGCACGTGGCCTAA
- a CDS encoding ABC transporter substrate binding protein → MSVVAKHLSHPFPGRLRGAVRAALVFGLTAGVAVGLLGLSMSSRAAAAPSLTVLMSDDNPAHSEFVQQLRASQEPGGRFELVRLSPTGEMPQTIETAGADTEPRANAGVRTRSMRPSAADANLTMAVGVAAARAAVERPGQEPLVLAMLSRLDYEALKAASPSLKRSDRRVGVLLRDPAMADQLALIGAVLPQKHRIGVVATPESEPLVRELQRAAQGANPAWDVRVEYAPDARSLAAALRTVVPLSDALMVLPDLIGDNQAATLSVLRAGAGAGVPVFGASEGLVRSGGLAAAVSTPSQLAQQARLLGQKVASASNNSSSPLVEAATPATVRVNATVARGLGLRLPEERELTDRLAATR, encoded by the coding sequence ATGTCCGTCGTCGCGAAACACCTCTCCCATCCCTTCCCCGGAAGGCTGCGTGGCGCCGTGCGCGCGGCGCTGGTCTTCGGCCTGACCGCGGGCGTGGCGGTCGGCCTGCTCGGCCTGTCGATGAGCAGTCGCGCGGCCGCGGCGCCCAGCCTCACCGTGCTGATGAGCGACGACAACCCGGCGCATTCGGAATTCGTGCAGCAGCTGCGCGCGAGCCAGGAGCCCGGCGGCCGCTTCGAGCTGGTGCGTCTCTCGCCGACCGGCGAGATGCCGCAGACCATCGAGACGGCCGGCGCCGATACCGAACCGCGCGCCAATGCGGGCGTGCGCACGCGCAGCATGCGGCCCTCGGCGGCCGACGCGAACCTCACCATGGCGGTGGGCGTCGCGGCCGCGCGCGCCGCCGTCGAACGACCCGGACAAGAGCCGCTGGTGCTCGCGATGCTGAGCCGCCTCGACTACGAAGCGCTGAAGGCCGCGAGCCCGTCCTTGAAGCGCAGCGACCGCCGCGTGGGCGTGCTGCTGCGCGACCCGGCCATGGCCGACCAGCTTGCGCTCATCGGCGCGGTGCTGCCGCAGAAGCACCGCATCGGCGTGGTCGCCACGCCCGAATCGGAGCCGCTGGTGCGCGAACTGCAGCGCGCCGCGCAGGGCGCCAACCCGGCGTGGGACGTGCGCGTCGAGTACGCGCCCGATGCCCGGTCGCTCGCCGCCGCGCTGCGCACCGTCGTGCCGCTCAGCGATGCATTGATGGTGCTGCCCGACCTGATCGGCGACAACCAGGCGGCCACGCTGTCGGTGTTGCGCGCGGGCGCGGGCGCGGGCGTGCCGGTATTCGGCGCCAGCGAGGGGCTGGTGCGTTCGGGCGGCCTGGCGGCGGCGGTGTCGACGCCGTCGCAACTCGCACAGCAGGCGCGCCTGCTGGGCCAGAAAGTGGCGAGCGCAAGCAACAACAGCAGCAGCCCGCTGGTGGAGGCCGCAACGCCCGCCACCGTGCGCGTCAACGCCACCGTGGCACGCGGACTCGGCCTGCGCCTGCCGGAGGAACGGGAACTGACCGACCGTCTCGCGGCCACGCGATGA